Genomic window (Tardiphaga sp. vice304):
AAAAGGGACATGGACGCATTCATAGCGCGGAAAGCCCCGTATTTTACTGAGCGAGACCTGATCGGCTTTGCCAAGGTACTTAAGGTTCACCCCGGATTAGTAGCGGGGCAGCTCCAATTTAGAACTGGGAAATTCACTCACTTCCGAAACCACCTCGCGAGTGTTCGCGAGTTCATACTTCCGGCCGCCGAGGTTGACGGTTGGGGCAATATCCATCCAATCGAAACATAGGGCAACCATCCATGGCCGGTAAAAAGCAGCTTCAGAAAATTATCGCACTCTACAGAATTAAGTCCGGTGAAACGGAGCTTGATCCCAAGAAAATTGCTGAGTTTGCTTTGAGAAACGGCGTTGAATTGCCTCAGCCGAAAAGCCCTTTAGAGCTTTTGGCTCGTGAAATCAGCGTCGCGGCGCGGGAAGATCTGCGGCGGGACGAACAAACCAAAAGACCGTATCGGGCCTATCACTCCTTGCCGATTGAACATGCAGATGGGCAAGTCTCTTTTGTATTTGTTGATATTGAAGATGCAACAAGGCCTCAAATGCATCGATCACTTACCAAGCGGCGCGAGCAAATGGTCGGTGATGCGGTCCATCTCACTTACGATGCCGACCGTTGGAACGCGCAAAACCATGATCTGGAGCCCATCCAAATGGCGCTCGACTTCACACCCGACGTAGAGTGGCGGAAGGCCAGCGAGGTCGTTGACGAGGAAGAAGAGGTCTAATCTGACTTTTTCCAGCGGGCGCTTGCTGCCGTCCGCGCGATCTCTGATCGCTCCTCAGATGTCAGAGATTTAGCTCTCGCTGGACCACCCTTTACGCCGCCTTTCCGCGCCGCCGTTTGTTTTGGCGTCGCCTGTAGTGTCTCAGCTTCCCCCGTCGCCAGATCGACGATGAATTTAGCAAGCTGGCTTGGGTCGCGGGGGCGCTTGGGGTTATGGGGCACTAAATACCTCGCCGCATTTGCACTTGACCCCTCCCAAGTCGAACGCCATGCCATCCGGCATGGAATCATAGTGAACAGAATCGTCATTCGATCCGGGATAGTCGTTCTCATGGACCTTCGCGGCTCCAGCATGGCCGCACTTAGGGCACTCCAGCTCGATGGTAAAATGGTTCTTGTATGACATGTGGTCATAATCGCACGCGGGCTGGTCGAACTCCAGACGGAATTTCAAACTAACCCACTACCTATTTGCGCGGCAGTCATGTGCCCAAGACGGCCATCACGGACGATGATTTGATTTTGCGCATGGCGGGCGTGACGCAAGGTGCGATGATATCGCTGCACAACGACGGAGTGTAACCATGCAGAAACATGACATCGATGTCTATCGGCTGGCGCTGAGGATGGCCGGCACGGGCCAGTTCGCGGACTGGCACGGGCTTCAGCAGGCGCTGCTCGACAAGGGCATTCGCGAGGCCGACTACCTGCTCGACAATGACAAGATCCGCTTCGCCCTCGACCTCCGCTGCACCCAAGGCAGCGCCACGGCGGTCCGGCACTGAAGACGGAGGCGGGTGCCGGACGGCGGCGCTGGTCTATGGCGTTGGCGGCGGAGTCCGCTTGGCCGGTGCTTTGGATCGGCGCTTTCGAGGGGGCGCGATCATTTCGCCGAGCACCCGGCCGATGGTCGCGGCGGCGATGTCGATTTCGGCTTCGTTCCATGCGGCAAAGCCAAGGAACAGGCCGCGGCCGCCGACCTCGCCCGTAAAATGCGGCGACAGCGGGCGCGCCGTGACGCCGGCCGCAGCCAGCCGTGTGGCGATCGCACGGTCGTCGCAGCGGGAATCCAGATGCGCCAGCAATTGCACGCCTCCGGCTGGCGGCTCCAGCGTCAGATGCGCACCGGCGACGGCTGTGAGCGTTGCGATCAGGCGGTCGCGGCGGGCGCGGTAGATGCGCGTCATCTTGCGGATGTGGGCTGCGAAGTGACCGTCATCGATGAATTCGGCCAGCGCGTCCTGCACCGGCGCCGGCATGATCTGGCCGCTGTGACGCTGCGCGGTCTCGAACACATCCACCAGGTCGGGCGGCACGATGGCGTAGCCGCACCGGATATCGGCGAACGTCGATTTCGAGAAGGTGCCGATGTAGATCACGCGGCCGGAATCGTCGAGGCCTTGCAGCGATGCAATCGGGCGGCCGTCATAGTGGATCTCGCTGTCGTAGTCGTCCTCGATCACGGCGGCGCCGGCCTCGTTGGCAAAGCGTAGCAGCTCGCGTCGCCGGTTGATCGGCATCAGCCGGCCGGTGGGATGCTGGTGGGACGGGGTCACGAAGATCAGCCGAGGCCTGTCGCGACGGCCCTTCCAATCGAGGCCACCACGATCCAGCTTGACGCCGCGCACATCGGCGCCCGCCGACTGCATGGCCGCGCGCGCGCCGCCATAGCCGGGGCTCTCGACCCAGGCGATCTCGCCGGCATTGAGCACCAGGCGCGCCGTCAGTTCGACCGCCGACTGCGCGGAAGGCAGGATGATGATCTGGCTGCTGTCGGCGCGCACGCCGCGATGTTCGACGAGATGCCGGAGCAGGGCCGATCGCAAGGACGCGCGGTTGACGCCGGCTGTGCCATGCGGCGCATGTCGCGCCGCGCGGCGCAGGCAGCGTGCCCAGATGTCGTGCGGAAACGCCCGCGCATCGGCATGCGCCGGCGCCAGCGGGCGCGGCGGGCCCTCGCGGAACGGCCAGTCGGCAATGCGCAAGCGTTCGCCCCAGCGCGAGGCGTGAAGCGGTTTCGCGGATTGGCGGGCGATCGTTCGGCCGCCGACCAGCTTCGACGCGTTGGTGGCCGTCACGGTGGGGCGGCGCCCCTGCGCGACGTCGAGATAGCCTTCCATGGCGAGCTGGTCGATGACCCCGGAAACGGTGTTGCGGGACAGGCCGAGCTGCCGCGCCAGCTCGCGGCTGGACGGCAGCCGATGGCCCGGCGGCCAAGCGCCGCTCAGCATCGTCGCGCGCAGCTGATCGTACAATTGCCGCGTCAGCGTGACGTCGCCGCGCTCGACATCGATCAAACCTGCAAGAATGTCGCCCAACTGACTGGCCCAGTCATATTTATAAAAATGGATCTTTGTTGCAGGCCAGTAAAGCCTAGCGTCGTGGCGCTGTCGAGTGCCCGAAGCGGCGCACCGTGACCGGGACGATCAATCAATGACCGATGACTTTCTCTCGCGCCGGACCGCGCTCCTGTTATTCGCCGTCGTGGTGGTGGCGTGGGGGGTGAACTGGGTTGTGACCAAAACCCTGGTGCAAAGCATTTCGCCGCTGTGGACCACCACGCTGCGCTCGGCGGTGGGCACGGTCGCCCTGTTCGTCATGTTGCTGGCGCGCGGCCAGTTGATCGTCCCGCGCCGGGGCGACATCCCGGTGGTCTTCACCGTTGCCGTTTTGCACATGGGCGCGTTCTCGGTGCTGGTGTGCTTCGCGCTGCAGGTAGTCCCGGTCGGCCGCTCGATCGTGCTCGGCTACACCACGCCGCTGTGGGTGGCGCCGGCGGCGTGGCTGCTGCTGCGCGAGAGGATCAGCCTGCAGCGCGTCGCCGGAATCGTCGTGGGCATGGCGGGGGTCGCACTGATGTTCAATCCGCTGGCGCTCGACTGGGGCGACCGGCAGGCGTTGACCGGAAATGGACTGCTGCTGCTCGCCTCGCTGTGCTGGGCCGCCAATATCGTTTACGTCCGGAGCCACAACTGGATATCGTCGCCGTTTCAACTGGTGTTCTGGCAGGCGCTCTTGGCGACGCTGCTGCTGGCGGCGATCGCGCTGATGGTTGACGGTGTGCCGCACATCGTGTGGACCGGCGAACTTGCCGGCGCGCTGCTGTTCGCCGGCGTGATCGGCACCGCGCTGGCGCACTGGGCTCTGGTGCTGATCAACCGCAGCCTGCCGGCTACGGTTACTTCGCTCGGCTTGC
Coding sequences:
- a CDS encoding DMT family transporter, translated to MTDDFLSRRTALLLFAVVVVAWGVNWVVTKTLVQSISPLWTTTLRSAVGTVALFVMLLARGQLIVPRRGDIPVVFTVAVLHMGAFSVLVCFALQVVPVGRSIVLGYTTPLWVAPAAWLLLRERISLQRVAGIVVGMAGVALMFNPLALDWGDRQALTGNGLLLLASLCWAANIVYVRSHNWISSPFQLVFWQALLATLLLAAIALMVDGVPHIVWTGELAGALLFAGVIGTALAHWALVLINRSLPATVTSLGLLATPVMGVAASAFLLGEPVSPSLLAAMAMILGGIALGTVWGGQRSAAARHAGANVVRNGMTLRAPAGS
- the pdxR gene encoding MocR-like pyridoxine biosynthesis transcription factor PdxR, with amino-acid sequence MGDILAGLIDVERGDVTLTRQLYDQLRATMLSGAWPPGHRLPSSRELARQLGLSRNTVSGVIDQLAMEGYLDVAQGRRPTVTATNASKLVGGRTIARQSAKPLHASRWGERLRIADWPFREGPPRPLAPAHADARAFPHDIWARCLRRAARHAPHGTAGVNRASLRSALLRHLVEHRGVRADSSQIIILPSAQSAVELTARLVLNAGEIAWVESPGYGGARAAMQSAGADVRGVKLDRGGLDWKGRRDRPRLIFVTPSHQHPTGRLMPINRRRELLRFANEAGAAVIEDDYDSEIHYDGRPIASLQGLDDSGRVIYIGTFSKSTFADIRCGYAIVPPDLVDVFETAQRHSGQIMPAPVQDALAEFIDDGHFAAHIRKMTRIYRARRDRLIATLTAVAGAHLTLEPPAGGVQLLAHLDSRCDDRAIATRLAAAGVTARPLSPHFTGEVGGRGLFLGFAAWNEAEIDIAAATIGRVLGEMIAPPRKRRSKAPAKRTPPPTP